Proteins from a genomic interval of Salmo salar chromosome ssa14, Ssal_v3.1, whole genome shotgun sequence:
- the LOC106569745 gene encoding E3 ubiquitin-protein ligase RING2 isoform X1 — protein MTQAVQTNGVQPLSKTWELSLYELQRTPQEAITDGLEIAVSPRSLHSELMCPICLDMLKNTMTTKECLHRFCADCIITALRSGNKECPTCRKKLVSKRSLRPDPNFDALISKIYPSRDEYEAHQERVLARISKHNNQQALSHSIEEGLKIQAMNRLQRGKKHQLENGSGAEDNGDSSHCSNASVHSNQQEAGPSIKRTKTSDDSGLDMDNATENGGGGGGGDMAVDGASEIELVFCPHPTLMDKEDTEQTSVEFVPRYIKTSGNATVDHLSKYLAVRLALEELRKNGEASPVNVDAASEKQYTIYIPTANGQFTVLNGSFSLELVSEKYWKVNKPMELYFAPTKEHK, from the exons GAGGCCATCACAGATGGGCTGGAGATCGCGGTGTCTCCCAGGAGCCTCCACAGCGAGCTGATGTGTCCGATCTGTCTGGACATGCTGAAGAACACCATGACAACCAAGGAATGTCTGCACCGCTTCTGTGCCGACTGCATCATCACCGCCCTCAGATCAGG CAACAAGGAATGCCCTACGTGCAGGAAGAAGCTGGTGTCTAAGCGGTCCCTGCGGCCGGACCCGAACTTTGACGCCCTCATCAGTAAGATCTACCCCAGCAGAGATGAGTACGAGGCCCACCAGGAGAGGGTTCTGGCCCGCATCTCCAAACACAACAACCAACAGGCCCTGTCCCACAGCATCGAGGAGGGCCTCAAGATACAGGCCATGAACAG GCTGCAGCGAGGGAAGAAGCACCAGCTGGAGAACGGGAGCGGGGCGGAGGACAACGGCGACTCCTCCCACTGCAGCAACGCCTCCGTCCACTCCAACCAG CAGGAGGCGGGTCCGAGCATCAAGCGTACCAAGACGTCAGATGACTCTGGTCTGGACATGGACAACGCCACAGAGaacggaggaggaggtggaggaggagacatggCCGTGGACGGAGCCAGCGAGATAGAACTGGTGTTCTGTCCTCATCCTACGCTCATGGACAAGGAGGACACCGAGCAGACCAG TGTTGAGTTTGTTCCCAGGTACATCAAGACGTCAGGTAACGCCACAGTGGACCACCTGTCTAAGTACCTGGCTGTGCGTCTGGCCCTGGAGGAACTAAGGAAGAACGGAGAGGCCAGCCCCGTCAATGTAGACGCTGCCTCAGAGAAACAATACACCATTTATATCCCTACAGCCAACGGACAGTTCACG GTGCTGAACGGGTCGTTTTCTCTGGAGCTTGTCAGTGAGAAGTACTGGAAGGTGAACAAGCCCATGGAGCTGTACTTCGCCCCCACCAAGGAGCACAAGTAG
- the LOC106569745 gene encoding E3 ubiquitin-protein ligase RING2 isoform X2 produces MTQAVQTNGVQPLSKTWELSLYELQRTPQEAITDGLEIAVSPRSLHSELMCPICLDMLKNTMTTKECLHRFCADCIITALRSGNKECPTCRKKLVSKRSLRPDPNFDALISKIYPSRDEYEAHQERVLARISKHNNQQALSHSIEEGLKIQAMNRLQRGKKHQLENGSGAEDNGDSSHCSNASVHSNQEAGPSIKRTKTSDDSGLDMDNATENGGGGGGGDMAVDGASEIELVFCPHPTLMDKEDTEQTSVEFVPRYIKTSGNATVDHLSKYLAVRLALEELRKNGEASPVNVDAASEKQYTIYIPTANGQFTVLNGSFSLELVSEKYWKVNKPMELYFAPTKEHK; encoded by the exons GAGGCCATCACAGATGGGCTGGAGATCGCGGTGTCTCCCAGGAGCCTCCACAGCGAGCTGATGTGTCCGATCTGTCTGGACATGCTGAAGAACACCATGACAACCAAGGAATGTCTGCACCGCTTCTGTGCCGACTGCATCATCACCGCCCTCAGATCAGG CAACAAGGAATGCCCTACGTGCAGGAAGAAGCTGGTGTCTAAGCGGTCCCTGCGGCCGGACCCGAACTTTGACGCCCTCATCAGTAAGATCTACCCCAGCAGAGATGAGTACGAGGCCCACCAGGAGAGGGTTCTGGCCCGCATCTCCAAACACAACAACCAACAGGCCCTGTCCCACAGCATCGAGGAGGGCCTCAAGATACAGGCCATGAACAG GCTGCAGCGAGGGAAGAAGCACCAGCTGGAGAACGGGAGCGGGGCGGAGGACAACGGCGACTCCTCCCACTGCAGCAACGCCTCCGTCCACTCCAACCAG GAGGCGGGTCCGAGCATCAAGCGTACCAAGACGTCAGATGACTCTGGTCTGGACATGGACAACGCCACAGAGaacggaggaggaggtggaggaggagacatggCCGTGGACGGAGCCAGCGAGATAGAACTGGTGTTCTGTCCTCATCCTACGCTCATGGACAAGGAGGACACCGAGCAGACCAG TGTTGAGTTTGTTCCCAGGTACATCAAGACGTCAGGTAACGCCACAGTGGACCACCTGTCTAAGTACCTGGCTGTGCGTCTGGCCCTGGAGGAACTAAGGAAGAACGGAGAGGCCAGCCCCGTCAATGTAGACGCTGCCTCAGAGAAACAATACACCATTTATATCCCTACAGCCAACGGACAGTTCACG GTGCTGAACGGGTCGTTTTCTCTGGAGCTTGTCAGTGAGAAGTACTGGAAGGTGAACAAGCCCATGGAGCTGTACTTCGCCCCCACCAAGGAGCACAAGTAG